The stretch of DNA ATTTGAAGTAGTAGTTCAAGAGATATTTGGCCGAAAAGGACAACAAGTTGTTGATAAAAATATGGAAGCTGTAAAAGCTGGCTTTGATTTTATGAAAGAAAATCTTGGAGATACAGCAGAATTAATGGAACTTGAAAAAGCGGATGGCAAGCAACGCTTGTTCATGATTGGTAACGATGCAATTGCTTTAGGTGCTCTTGCAGGAGGTTGCCGTTTCATGGCTGCATATCCTATTACACCAGCTTCAGAAATCATGGAATATTTAATTGCAAAATTGCCTCAACTGGGCGGAGCAGTCATTCAGACAGAAGATGAAATTGCTGCGGTTACAATGGCAATTGGTGCAAACTATGGTGGAGTACGTGCTTTAACTGCATCCTCAGGACCTGGTTTATCATTGAAAATGGAGGCAATAGGCTTATCTGGAATCACAGAAACTCCATTAGTAATAGTTGATACACAGCGTGGCGGTCCTTCAACAGGAATGCCGACAAAGCAGGAGCAATCTGACTTAATGGCAATGATTTACGGTACTCATGGCGAAATTCCAAAAATTGTTATAGCACCAAGTACAGTTCAAGAAGCATTCTATGATACTGCAGAAGCATTTAACCTAGCAGAAGAGTATCAATGTCCTGTCATTGTCCTATCTGACCTTCAGCTTTCTTTAGGTAAGCAAACTGTTGAGCCGCTAGAATTTGATCAAATTGAAATTCGCCGTGGCAAGCTTTTAACAGGTGAATTACCAGAAGTTGAAAATAAGGGCTACTTTAAGCGTTATGAAGTAACAGAAGATGGCATCTCTCCACGAGTAATTCCTGGAATGAAAAATGGAATCCACCATGTAACCGGTGTAGAGCATGATGAAACAGGTAAGCCATCAGAATCTGCAGCAAACCGTAATGCACAAATGGATAAGCGATTCCGTAAGATTGAAAATATAACATTCAAAACACCAGTTTATAAATATGCTCCACATGCAGAGGCAGATTTATTAATTGTCGGCTTTAATTCAACACGTGGTGCAATAGAAGAAGCTGTAGTTCGACTTGAAAAAGATGGAATAAAAGTTAACCATGCACAAGTACGTTTAATTCATCCGTTCCCAACAGAAGAATTACTGCCGCTCGTAAAATCTGCTAAAAAGATTGTTGTTGTTGAAAACAACGCAACTGGGCAATTGGCAAATATTATGAAGATGAATGTCGGACATGCTGAGAAGATTCATAATCAATTAAAGTACGACGGAAATCCATTCTTGCCACATGAAATTCACACAAATTGCAAGGAGTTGTTCTAAATGGCAACATTTAAAGATTTTCGAAATAATGTAAAACCAAACTGGTGCCCTGGCTGTGGAGACTTCTCTGTGCAAGCGGCTATCCAGCGTGCGGCTGCAAATGTTGGTTTAGAGCCTGAAAATCTAGCTGTCATTTCAGGTATTGGATGTTCTGGACGTATTTCTGGATATATTAATTCGTATGGCTTACATGGTATTCACGGCCGTTCTCTTCCAATTGCTCAAGGAGTGAAAATGGCAAATCGAGATTTAACTGTTATCGCTTCTGGCGGTGATGGAGATGGATTTGCAATTGGTATGGGGCATACTATCCATGCGATTCGTCGTAATCTAAATATTACTTATATCGTTATGGATAACCAAATTTATGGGTTAACTAAAGGTCAAACTTCACCTCGTTCAGCAGCTGGTTTTAAAACAAAATCAACTCCTGAAGGATCAATTGAGCAAGCTATTGCCCCAATGGAAATGGCATTAACAGTAGGTGCGACATTTGTAGCTCAAAGTTTCTCTACCGATCTTAAGGATTTAACAGCATTAATTGAAGAAGGGATTAAACATGACGGATTCTCTTTAATTAATGTTTTCAGTCCATGTGTAACTTACAATAAAGTTAATACATATGATTGGTTTAAAGAGAATTTAACTAAGCTTAGTGATATTGAAGGGTATGATTCTTCTAATCGTGCAATGGCAATGCAAACATTAATGAATCACAACGGCTTAGTAACAGGTTTAATTTATCAAGATACTGAGCGAAAATCATATCAAGAGCTGTTAAAAGGTTATTCAGAAACGCCATTAACTCAAGCTGATCTTAAATTAGATCAAGCATACTTTGATAAATTAGTGGAAGAATTTATGTAAAATATTGTGCTCCGTCTTAATGGTGCATTATATATCATGAGAAGAAGCCCCAATTTTGGGCTTCTTCTTTTTAGCTAATAGAAATATTTAAGTTTATTAACATACTAAATTAAAGTGTGTGTTCAATTTAATATCGGCTAATAAGATCGCATAAGAAAAAACTAAGGCATTCGCCAAAAAGGACTTGTCGAACGCCAAGTTTTTCTAATGTATTTTTTACTTTTGTAATCTTTTTATTAGTGTGATTGATATCACGTACAAAACGATAAAGTTCTTATAAGATTATGATTTGTGGATTGTATAAAATAGAAGTAATAGGTAATGTGTAGAGGCTTTGTAACAGGTTTTCTATTGTTTTAAAAGCGTAAAGGCTATATACTATTATAATGTGTATTACTTTATTCTCCCAATAACGAACTTTAATAAAAAAAAGTGAATATATATATGTTTATTCTCTTAGGCCATTAATAAAGAAAGGGGATCAAAATATGAATGAAAAACAAAGAATTGAAGGACAACAAGTGACTACTGCAAATCCATCGGACAAAAAATCCGAAAAGGATTACAGTAAATATTTTGAAGCAGTTTATACACCACCTTCATTAAAAGAAGCAAAAAAACGTGGTAAAGAAGAAGTAAAATATCAGAATGATTTTAATATCCCAGAAGAATTCCGTGGAATGGGTAATAACCGAAAATTTTATATCCGCACATATGGCTGTCAAATGAATGAACATGATACTGAAGTAATGGCTGGTATCTTTTTAGCACTTGGTTATGAACCAACAGATACGGTAGAGGATGCAAATGTCATTTTATTAAATACATGTGCGATTCGTGAGAATGCGGAAAATAAGGTATTTGGCGAGCTTGGTCATTTGAAGCATTTGAAGAGAGAAAGACCAGATCTATTACTAGGTGTATGTGGTTGTATGTCACAAGAAGAATCGGTTGTTAATAAAATTTTAAAAACATACACTCAAGTAGATATGATTTTTGGAACTCATAATATTCACCGTTTACCAAATATTTTACATGAAGCCTATATGTCAAAGGAAATAGTTGTTGAAGTAT from Cytobacillus dafuensis encodes:
- a CDS encoding 2-oxoacid:ferredoxin oxidoreductase subunit beta; amino-acid sequence: MATFKDFRNNVKPNWCPGCGDFSVQAAIQRAAANVGLEPENLAVISGIGCSGRISGYINSYGLHGIHGRSLPIAQGVKMANRDLTVIASGGDGDGFAIGMGHTIHAIRRNLNITYIVMDNQIYGLTKGQTSPRSAAGFKTKSTPEGSIEQAIAPMEMALTVGATFVAQSFSTDLKDLTALIEEGIKHDGFSLINVFSPCVTYNKVNTYDWFKENLTKLSDIEGYDSSNRAMAMQTLMNHNGLVTGLIYQDTERKSYQELLKGYSETPLTQADLKLDQAYFDKLVEEFM
- a CDS encoding 2-oxoacid:acceptor oxidoreductase subunit alpha; translated protein: MINQLSWKVGGQQGEGIESTGEIFSIALNRLGYYLYGYRHFSSRIKGGHTNNKIRVSTSQVRSISDDLDILVAFDQETIDLNYKELHDKGVIIADAKFSPIKPEDTEAKMYAVPFTDLAAELGTSLMKNMVAVGATCAVLNLDISVFEVVVQEIFGRKGQQVVDKNMEAVKAGFDFMKENLGDTAELMELEKADGKQRLFMIGNDAIALGALAGGCRFMAAYPITPASEIMEYLIAKLPQLGGAVIQTEDEIAAVTMAIGANYGGVRALTASSGPGLSLKMEAIGLSGITETPLVIVDTQRGGPSTGMPTKQEQSDLMAMIYGTHGEIPKIVIAPSTVQEAFYDTAEAFNLAEEYQCPVIVLSDLQLSLGKQTVEPLEFDQIEIRRGKLLTGELPEVENKGYFKRYEVTEDGISPRVIPGMKNGIHHVTGVEHDETGKPSESAANRNAQMDKRFRKIENITFKTPVYKYAPHAEADLLIVGFNSTRGAIEEAVVRLEKDGIKVNHAQVRLIHPFPTEELLPLVKSAKKIVVVENNATGQLANIMKMNVGHAEKIHNQLKYDGNPFLPHEIHTNCKELF